The DNA region TATTATAAATTCTTTAGAAAGTATTGGATATTATGTTAATTATGGCATATTAGATGCAGCTGATTATGATACTCCGCATTTTAGAAAACGAGCTATCTTTTTAATTTCTAAGTATAAATTATGAGAATTTCCTGAAAAAAAGAATCACATAACTGTTAGAGAAGCTATAGGCAAATTGCCAAGCTTAGAATCAGGAGAAAGTAGTGATATTAAATATCATTATGCAAAAAGACATAATGATAGACATATTCTTTGAATGAAGCACACACCTACAGGGACATCAGCATATGATAATGAAATTTTTTATCCACAAAAAAAAGATGGTTCTAAAATTAAAGGCTATAGTACTACATATAAAAGAATTTGATGAGATAAGCCTGCTCCTACAATTACGATGGGTAATGGATCAATATCAAGTCAGAATAATGTACATCCAGGTAGATTAATGAAAAATAATCTTTACAGTGATGCAAGGGTATTAACAATTCTTGAACTTTTAAGACTTGTTGGACTACCTGATGATTGAAATATACCTGAATGAGCATCTGATAATCTTATAAGGCATGTTTTAGGAGAATGTTTCCCACCTAAATTTGCATTAAATTTAGTAATGAATATCCCTAAAACTATTATTGAAGGAGAACCAAGTTATGAAAAAAGAAGATGAAGTGTCTAAATGACAGGCTCCAGGAAACGGTAATATTTTTGATTCTTTGCTTTCTGAAAAAGATTGTAGTAAGGCATATATGACTTATAGAACAATATGAGTATTAAAATTTTTTTATGAAAAAGAACAAGTAGAAGATAATAAGGAATTGGAAAATAAACTTTATGAATATTTAAAAAGTAACTTTAAAAACTTTGAGGATAATAAATCTGTAAAATCACACTTTTATAAGCCTGCATTATTTTATGGATTATTAACCAAAAAAGTAGTAGAAAATAAAAAATTTTTAGAATTATCGATCGATGGTAAAATTTTTTTAAATAATTATAATAATAATAAATTTGAAGAAGCAATTAATCATTTTATAATTTGCATGTTAAGAACATCATATCCTAATTCAGCAACAAAAGAAGTTAAAGATATATTTTTATTTCCTTTTAGAATAATGTTTTATTTATTACTTAAACGAAATTTTTTAACAAAAAATGAGGTTGAATTTTATTTGCCTTATATAAAAAAACCTATTGATGTTATTCAATTTGATGATTTTATAAAAAGGGATGATTTATCTTTTAAGAAATATGATAAATTTAATACATGAGTAATAAAGTCTTTAGTTAAAACAGAGATAATTAATTTAGAAAATAATCGGTATTCTATTAACAATAATGTAAAAAAATTTTTAGAAGATACCTTATCAGATAGTATTGAAAGTTTTTTCTTTGATGATTTAAAAGATGAATCTTATTTAGAGAAAAAATATAATATTAAATCTACTAAAGTTAAACGTAATAAAAAAATAGTAGATCAAATTCTTTCAAAAAGTGGTAATAAATGTTTTTTTGATAAAAAACATTATTCGTTTACTTCACCAAAAATGGATAATTATTTAGAAGCACATCATATAGTTCCTGTTTCAATGAAAGATTCATTTTCCCAGGATTTAGATGTTGAAGAAAATATGATTGCAATATGTCCAAATTGTCATAAATCTTTTCATTATTCTATCAATGATAATAAAATCAAAATTATTGATGAAGTATGAAAGAAAAAAACTAGTCTATCAAAATTAAAAATAACAAAAAATGAAATTTTACAGATATACATTAATAATTTATATTTAAAAAGTAGGTCTAAAATTAGTAAATAAAAATTAAATATTAAGCAATAAAAACAACTTATTTAAGTTGTTTTTATTTTGGTTTCGCAGAACAGGATAAACGCTTTTAGCTCGGCACTCCGAGATAATGCTGTGGTGATATACTAAGTGTGGCACCAAAATTTGCCTTTATAAAGGCAAATTTTAAGCATTTGTACCCACTAAGTGGGTACAAAGGAAGCGTAGGTGTGGCACAGATTTTTCCCTTTATAAAGGAAAAAAATCGATGTGAGTGGCACACCCTTATCCTGCTTCAAAAAATACGTTGTATTTTTTTGGAAGAAAATGTGCCACAGTTAGTGAAAATTTCCCTTTATAAAGGCAAAAAATGATGCCGTAGTTTAAAAAAATGTGCCATAGTTAGTGCCACACTTTGTAAGATTTTCCCTTTATAAAGGGAAAAAACAAACAAATAATTTTATAGATTAAAAGATACTTTGATATATAATTATATTAACTGGTAATCACACTACGAGACTTTTTGTTTATGGTGTGGTTTTTTATTTTCAGTTTTTTAAATTGTTTTTAAACTGATTCAGTTCAAATAAATGATGATTCTGTTTTTACATTTAAGGAGGGAAATTTTGACAAGTATAATACCAGAGAATTTAAAAAAAGCAAAAAAACAAATTACAACGTATTTATCATGAATGGATCTAATAGTTTTTACAATATATATTCCAATTTGAGGAAGTATGTTTGCATTAACAATAATTCCTTTTTGGATTAGAGGAATACTAGCATTTATTATATTTTTAAGTTTATTTTGAACATTATTTAATTCACCAAAATATAATTTAAAATTTTATATGCTTTTCTTAAATTGATTAAAATTTAAAATTAGTAAGAAAACATTTTCTAACAAGGAATTATCAGCAAATACTAGTTTACTAGTTCCTTATAATAAAATTATTGATGATTTTATTGAAACTGATGTGCTGCAGACTAAAAAACGACAATATATTGGTGTTTTGGAAATTAAAGGGTATGATTTATCAACTTATGATGAGTCAGAACAAATGATTAAATTAGATCAAATAGCAGATATTTTTAGATACTTAAATTTGCCTTTTACATTAGTAGTTGTAAATAAACCATTAAATTTAGAAGATAATGTTTTATTTTATAAAACTGTTAAAGAAAAATTAAAAAAATTAAGTGAATTTAAAAAAATTACAAAAGAAGAATTTCAAAGCCGTTGTGAATGATTAGATAGTTACATTGAAAATTTGGGAATGAATAATAACAGAAGTATTATGCATTATAAAAATGTTAAAAAATTTTATATGTATATTTATGCTGAAAAAATACAAGAATTAAAACAGCAAATATCTTTAGCAGAAGATAAAATATTTAATTCTGGATTGAGTTGTTTACCATTAAACAAGTATGAATTGGTTAACTCTATAAAATCAATTTTTAATCCATTCGAACCTGAATGAAGTCATAAAAATATTGATGATAATATAAATAACTTGAAAAAATTATTCAGAATGGAACAAATAATTTTTAATAAGAACGCAATAAACGCTAACGGTATCTATTATGGAGTAACAGGGATTCATGATTATCCATTTTTCCCAAATAATGGTTGAACAGCAAATATTGCTCCAACTGATACAACTTTAATATGAAATTTTAACAACGTAAGTTCAGAAGAAATAACTAAAGATTTAGAAGGAGCTATTTCTATGAATGAAACATCTCTATTTCAAACAAAATCTTCTAAAAGAATTGGAATCTCTAAATTAGGGAATAAGTTAGAAATTTTAGGTAATATGGTTAATACCATTACAAGCGGTAGTGAAACAATAAAAAGAGGTAACTTATTATTTTTACATTATGGAGTAGATAAAAAAACTGTTTTAAATTCAGTAAATCGATTAAGCCAATTATTAAAGGAAGAAAAAATATTAATTGATCGATTAATTTATCGTCAATTTGAAGGATATAGCTCTATAATTCCTAAATCTACGGATTCACTATTATTTGAATTAGGACGTGAAATGCCATGCTCAACGATAGCAAATGGCTTTATGTGAATAAATAATTCATTGAATGATAAAAAAGGAATGCTACTAGGATTTAATACGACAGGTGATATTTTGTTATGAGATCAGTTTTTTAGAAATATGGAACGAAAAAATTCTAATTTATTTTTAATTGGTACTAGTGGCGACGGCAAGACAACATTTCTAAAAAAAATTATTGCTTACAATACTTCACTTGGTAAAAAAGTGATTGTTATAGATCCTGAACGTGAATATACTGATTTATGTAAACATTTAAATGGGATTGTAATTGACTTAGGAAGTGGAGTAACTGGTATAATTAATCCATTACAAGTGATTCCTGGATTTGAAGAAAAACAAACAACTCAAAGTTTAATATCTGATCACTTACAGTGTTTAGAAATATTTTTTAAATATATTATTGAACTTAATGATGATGAACTACGTATTTTAATAAAATGCATTTATGAACTATATGATGATTTTAAAATAATTAATAAAAAAATTGAAGATATTAAAAATAATGAATTTCCTATTTTTTCTGATTTATTAATTAAATTAGAAAGTAAGAAAAATGAAAATGTTCTTTGCAAAAGATTGTATGAGATTATTAAATGAGATTTTACTGGAACAGGAAAATATTCACTATTATGAAATAATTACTCAACTATAAACTTTAATCAAAATTTATTTTATGTTTTAGATATAAAAACTTTGTTTCAAAAAAATCAAAGAATTTGTGCAGCACAAATGTGCTTAGTATTAAGGTATGTTTACAATTTAATAGATATCAATAGATTTAAGGAAAAAAATAATTTGCTTATAGTGATTGATGAAGCTCATATTATTATTGACCCAAAAAATCCAGAAGGTTTGATGTTTATGTTTAGAATGGTAAAAATGATTAGAAAATATTCAGGTGGAATTATTGTTGCAACTCAAAATATTCATGATTTTAAGCAAACTGATGTAATAGAAAGAGAAACAACAGCAGTTTTAAATAATTCACAATATGTTGGAATTATGGGATTAAAGCAAAAAGATTTAATTGATGTACAAGATCTTTATAGAGCAAGTGGGGGACTATCTAAGCAAGAAATAACATTTATTTCAAAAGCTGCAACAGGAGAAATGCTTTTTTGCTTATCTGATCACATTAGACATTGTATTACAGTTGAATATAACAACTTTGAAGTTGAGAAATTATTTGTGAAAAATGGAGGAGAATAATATATGGCCAAAAAAGTAAAAATATATGTATTTTTAGAACAAAAAAATTATAATATTTTAAAAAATACTAAAGTTAATGATAAATCAGATGCTACATTAGCTAAAAAAATTAATTTTATAATTGAAAGTTGAAATGAAAATGAAGAAAAAAAATCTTAATAAAAATGATATAGCAGAATTTATTAGATTAGAATATGATATAACAAAAACGACAAGTCGTAGTTTAGTCAATGAAGTATTTAATTTTTTAGAAACACAATTAAAAAATGGTCAAACTATAACAGTTACTGGTTTTGGAAAATTTTATGTTAAACCAAATTTACGTTTAAATAACCAAATGCATGGTAAAAAATATAATAAAAAAGCAAAATATACTGTAAAATTTTCAGCTTCAAGTAAGTTTAACAAAAACTATAGAAAGGGTGAAATAAATGAGTAAAAAGAAGAAAATTTTAAATTATCTTGAAATAAGACTTCGTTTTCACAATGATAAAGAGAAATTAGTTTAATTAATAAATTTGTTGCTGAAAATAGTCTAGAAATAGCTGAAACAAGCAAAAATTTTGTATTATGTAAAAAATTACTAAATTCAATAGAAATGGACGAGATAAATAATACTCTAAATTTTATTGATAAACGCATAAATAGTATTTTTGCTCCTCTTATAAAAAAAGAAATTAAAAATAGTGAATTATATAACACAAAAATAGCCGCTGAACTTTTAAAAAGAATAGAATATTTAGATAGTAAAAATACAGTAATACTAAACTGAATTCTCCAATTAAGCGATATTGATATTAATGAGGCAAACGAACCAAATGAAACTAATAAAGATTTATGATTGCGAGATCCTGATTTTTTAAATGAATTATATGAAGAATTAAAAATTACTTATGATAAATGAATTAAAAAAAGAGTAACTAAATTTGATATAACATTTGTTGTTTTATGAAAATAATTGGCTAATTTTTAAAAATTAGTATTTTTGTATTGTTTTTTTATTAAAATAATGTTTTAATTGAACCAAGTAAATAAGACATCAGTTTGTTTAATGCTTATTTTGAGAGATAAGCATTAAAATTATGCTCCATATCAACCACTTACTTTATTCAATCAAAGCAAATTTATTTTATTGAAAATAATCTTTAATATATGTTATGATTTCTATGGTATGCCCACGTAGCTCAGTAGGATAGAGCATGCGCCTTCTAAGCGTAGGGTCGTGAGTTCGAATCTCTCCGTGGGCGCCATTTAAATTGCAATAAAGAGTACCTTATTTAATAATTTAAATAAGGTTTTATTTTTTTAAAATTGTTATAATAATATTACTAAAGAATCAATAATATAAGGAGGAGGTATTAAATGTCAACATCATTAAATTATTACGATGAATTAATTAATGAGATTGAGGGATTAATTGATAATAATGATTATAATGAAGCTCTGATTAAACTTAAAACGGAGTTAACAATGCCATATATTCCTCAACATATTGAAAAGATGTTAGAAACACTATTAAAAGATGTTACTGCGAAAATGATTGAACAACAGCCAAAACCTAATTCAGTTTGATCATTAGCAAAGATTAGTGAAATTTTAACACATCCAACTGATGAAGAAACACAATTATTGGCCTTTCATTATTTAAAAGATCAAAATTTACGTAAAATTTTACCAATAATTCGAAAATATTTTGTTAATAAAAAGGTTTCAAATTTCACTAAGATTTATTTATTATATTTATTAAAAGAACAAGAAATTAACGAAGTCTTTCAGGTTCAAAAAACAAATGGTTTTTTTAAACTAAATCCACAGGAAATGATTCCTTATCAAGAAGAAAAACAAGTTAAGTTAGTGATGCAATTATTAGATCAATGAGTCTATAACGATAATCCTAGTTTATATCATACTTGCTTGTATTTATTAGAAACATATTATTATGATTTATATCCATATTTTATTGTAGATAATGAAATTCAAGCGTTAGCGGTTGCAATTATTTTTCAGGGGCAAGTAATGTATAATGAAAAAATTAATGTTGAAGAATTAGCACGACAATTTGATGTTGCTGTTCCAACAGTTCAAAAATATTTATTATACTTAAATAATAAAAATTTGTAGGCGAAATATTGCAATAAAACAAATAAAAATAAAAGAAAAATATATAAAAAAGTATTTTAAACCATTCTTTTTGTTATAATGGTTTATGTGAAAATAGTTAGGTAAGGAGTAAAATATGAAATTTAAAGCAGAAAAAATTCAAGATAAAGGAATTGGAAAATGATATGTAACTATTGATGGGGCAGAATGAACAGATTGTGTTAAAAAAGCAGAAACCAAGGCAGCAAATGAATTAGAAGTCCCTGGTTTTCGAAAAGGAAAAGTTCCAGCTGATTTACTAAAAAAACATTTAACAGAGGCAAAAATTTTAGATGCAGCGCATCATTCAGTTGTTAATAAAGCTTACCAATTTGCTTTTGACCAAAAATCAGAGATTGAACCATTTTCTTCGCCAACACCAAGAGTTAAAAAAATTACTAAAACAGAATATATTTTAGAATTAGAATTTGACTTGAAACCAGAAGTTAAAATTAATAAATATACTGGGTTTAAGCATGACCACTTAAAAAAAGAAGAAATTAAAATTAAAAAAGAAGATATTGAAAATAATATTGATCAATTACGGAACCGTTTTGCAATTTTTAAACCAAAAACAACCGCAATTGCAAAAGGAGATACAGTTATTTTTGATTTTGAAGGATTTGTTGATGGTAAACCATTTAAAGGAGGAAAAGCGACTGATTTTACCTTAGAAATTGGTAGTGGTCAATTTATTCCTGGTTTTGAAGATGCAATGATTGGGTTAAAAACAGGAGATCAAAAAGATATTAATGTTACTTTTCCTGCCGATTATCAAGTTGAAGAATTGAAATCAACTCCTGCAGTTTTTAAATTAAATATTAAAGAAGTAAAGGCCAAAGAATTACCAGAATTAAATGATGAATTAGCAAAAGATATTAATTTAAAAGGAATTGATACTTTAGCTAAATTAGAAGACCATGTTAAAAATAATATTCGAGAACAATTATTAAAACAAGAATATGATCATTTTATTGGACACTTATTCCGTTTAATTGCGGAAGATTCTGAAATTGCGTTGCCAGAATCAATTATTCGAAAAGAAGCTAACCAGTTAAAACATGAGTTTGAACAAAAATTACAAGCTCAACAAATGGATATGAAAACTTATAAAAAACGAACAGGAATGGTGGAAGAAGATATTTTTGAAGAATTATTTAAAGATGCTAAAAATCGGTTAGAGAATGGGGTTATTGTTGATGCTGTTGTTCAAGCAGAAAAAATTACAGCAACTCCTGCCGAATGTGAAGTCCAATACGAAAAATTAGGAAAACAATTTGGGATTGATGGTAAAACCTTAAAAGAAACAAAATTAGTATCAGAACAACAAGTGAAAGAGCAAGTTATTCATGATAAAGTATTTGCCTTTTTATATGAAAATAACGGTGAATAAAATAAAACTAACAATCTGTTAGTTTTATTTTATTAAAGGAAGATATTCTTCATAACCAGCATCAATCATTTTTGATAAGGGAATAAAACGTAAAGCAGCAGAATTAATACAATAGCGTAAACCACCATCAGCTTGGGGGCCATCATTAAAAACATGGCCTAAATGAATATTTGTTTTGTTAGTACGGACTTCTGTTCGTGATATTCGCAAAGAATGATCTGGTTTTTCTTGGAGTACGGTTTTATCAATTGGTTTGGTAAAACTGGGCCAACCACAACCAGCATCATATTGATCAGAAGAAACAAATAGGGGTTCTCCTGATAAAATATCAACATAAATGCCTTTTTCTTGATTATTTCAGTACTTATTTTGAAAAGGCGGTTCTGTTCCGGCATTTTGGGTTACTTCATATTCTAACGGTGTTAAATTAGCAATTTGTATTGTGGTTCAAGGTTTTTTCATTGCGATCCTTCTTTCTTTGATTAGGATAATCTTATCATTATTGAGGTTAAAACTTTAAAAAAATGGTATTTTTAGAGGCATAATAAATAAATACAATAATTTATAAAAATTAGCACTTATCTATTGCAAGTGCTAATTTTTTTGTTATAATCTTTTTGTAGTTCAAATTATATTCCGATATCCTTTAAAATGTGATAAGATATTGTCAATATAAAGTGAAGGAAAGAAACAGGAGGTGTTTTGAAGATGGATTCAAAGATAACACAATTAAAAAATGTACCAGTTTTAGTAACACGTGGTAGTTATATTTTTCCAGGCTTTGAACAGGTATTAGAAGTAGGACGAGATAAATCAATTTTAGCGGTGAATACAGCAAACAAGGATTTTGATAATCATATTGTTTTAGTTAGTCAAAAAAAGCCACTAGAGGATGATCCAAAATTATCTGAAATTTATCGAATTGGAATTTTGGCGGAATTAAAAATTCGGAAGGTATGAGAAGATGGTAGTTTAACTGTTAACTTTAAAGCAGTTGATCGGGTAAAAATTTTAGACCTACGTGAAGGTGAACTGTATACTGCGGACATTGATATTTTAAAATCAATTGTTAAATCAGAAGATAAAATTGCAGAAAAAATTACCGCTAACATTAAAGAGTTAATGGAATTACAAGATATTTTACCAGAAGATTTATTAGATCAAATTGGTGATTCAGTTGATGGTAATGAAGTTGTTGATACAATTGCCCAATTTTTACCATTTATTCCCGTGGCGAAAAAACAAGAAATCTTAGAACAATTAGATGTTGAAAAAAGATTACAAATTATTTTTGATCATTTAGTTAATAAACAACAAGCAAATGATATTGATAATAAAATTAGCAAAAAAATTAAGGAACGCGTTGATGAACAACAACGAGAATATTATTTACGTGAAAAGTTGAAAGCTATTAAAGATGAATTAGGCGAATTTGATGATGCTGCTGATGAAATGAAAACATACAAAGAACGTTTAGCAAAAGAACCATTCCCTAAAAATATTAAAGAACGAATTGAGCAAGAAATTACGCGTTATGAAGCATTGCCACAAGCATCGAGTGAATCAAATATTATTCGAACTTATATTGACTGAATGATGCAAGTGCCATGATGAGAAAAAACTGAAGAAAAAAATGATTTAAAATTTGCACAAGAAGTGTTAGATAAATATCACTTTGGTTTAGACAAAGTTAAAGAACGTATTATTGAATACTTAGCAGTAAAAACAATGACTAATTCTTTAAAAGGACAAATTATTTGTTTAGTTGGCCCACCGGGGGTTGGAAAAACTAGTTTAGCAAAATCAATTGCGGAAGCAACTGGTCGTAATTTTGTTAAAATGGCCTTGGGTGGTGTGAAAGACGAATCAGAAATTCGTGGACATCGTAAAACATATATTGGGGCAATGCCAGGACGAATTATTCAATCAATGAAACGTGCTAAAACAACAAATCCATTATTTTTATTAGATGAAATTGATAAAATGGCATCTGACTATCGTGGTGACCCAGCTAGTGCAATGTTAGAAGTGCTAGATCCTGAACAAAACGCAACATTTTCTGACCATTATTTAGAAGAAAATTATGATTTAAGTAATGTTATGTTTATTGCAACAGCAAATTATTATGATAATATTCCAGAAGCATTAATTGATCGTATGGAAATTATTCAGTTATCATCATATACTGAATTAGAAAAATTCCATATTGCAAGAGATTATTTAGTACCAAAAGTATTAAGCAATAATGGGTTAGCCGATGGCCAATTAACTATTACTGATGATGCAGTTAACGAAGTAATTAAACATTATACTC from Spiroplasma sp. NBRC 100390 includes:
- a CDS encoding DNA cytosine methyltransferase; this translates as MIKGASLFSNVGIDEFYLNDADIEIVLANELLKKRADFYSHIYPNVDMICGDITDKNIFKLLVDKFIENECDFLLATPPCQGMSIAGKMNKNDERNKLIIQVIEFIKKTRPANIIIENVTGLLKFPIWINKNQKILIKDYIINSLESIGYYVNYGILDAADYDTPHFRKRAIFLISKYKLWEFPEKKNHITVREAIGKLPSLESGESSDIKYHYAKRHNDRHILWMKHTPTGTSAYDNEIFYPQKKDGSKIKGYSTTYKRIWWDKPAPTITMGNGSISSQNNVHPGRLMKNNLYSDARVLTILELLRLVGLPDDWNIPEWASDNLIRHVLGECFPPKFALNLVMNIPKTIIEGEPSYEKRRWSV
- a CDS encoding HNH endonuclease; translated protein: MKKEDEVSKWQAPGNGNIFDSLLSEKDCSKAYMTYRTIWVLKFFYEKEQVEDNKELENKLYEYLKSNFKNFEDNKSVKSHFYKPALFYGLLTKKVVENKKFLELSIDGKIFLNNYNNNKFEEAINHFIICMLRTSYPNSATKEVKDIFLFPFRIMFYLLLKRNFLTKNEVEFYLPYIKKPIDVIQFDDFIKRDDLSFKKYDKFNTWVIKSLVKTEIINLENNRYSINNNVKKFLEDTLSDSIESFFFDDLKDESYLEKKYNIKSTKVKRNKKIVDQILSKSGNKCFFDKKHYSFTSPKMDNYLEAHHIVPVSMKDSFSQDLDVEENMIAICPNCHKSFHYSINDNKIKIIDEVWKKKTSLSKLKITKNEILQIYINNLYLKSRSKISK
- a CDS encoding Mbov_0397 family ICE element conjugal transfer ATPase translates to MTSIIPENLKKAKKQITTYLSWMDLIVFTIYIPIWGSMFALTIIPFWIRGILAFIIFLSLFWTLFNSPKYNLKFYMLFLNWLKFKISKKTFSNKELSANTSLLVPYNKIIDDFIETDVLQTKKRQYIGVLEIKGYDLSTYDESEQMIKLDQIADIFRYLNLPFTLVVVNKPLNLEDNVLFYKTVKEKLKKLSEFKKITKEEFQSRCEWLDSYIENLGMNNNRSIMHYKNVKKFYMYIYAEKIQELKQQISLAEDKIFNSGLSCLPLNKYELVNSIKSIFNPFEPEWSHKNIDDNINNLKKLFRMEQIIFNKNAINANGIYYGVTGIHDYPFFPNNGWTANIAPTDTTLIWNFNNVSSEEITKDLEGAISMNETSLFQTKSSKRIGISKLGNKLEILGNMVNTITSGSETIKRGNLLFLHYGVDKKTVLNSVNRLSQLLKEEKILIDRLIYRQFEGYSSIIPKSTDSLLFELGREMPCSTIANGFMWINNSLNDKKGMLLGFNTTGDILLWDQFFRNMERKNSNLFLIGTSGDGKTTFLKKIIAYNTSLGKKVIVIDPEREYTDLCKHLNGIVIDLGSGVTGIINPLQVIPGFEEKQTTQSLISDHLQCLEIFFKYIIELNDDELRILIKCIYELYDDFKIINKKIEDIKNNEFPIFSDLLIKLESKKNENVLCKRLYEIIKWDFTGTGKYSLLWNNYSTINFNQNLFYVLDIKTLFQKNQRICAAQMCLVLRYVYNLIDINRFKEKNNLLIVIDEAHIIIDPKNPEGLMFMFRMVKMIRKYSGGIIVATQNIHDFKQTDVIERETTAVLNNSQYVGIMGLKQKDLIDVQDLYRASGGLSKQEITFISKAATGEMLFCLSDHIRHCITVEYNNFEVEKLFVKNGGE
- a CDS encoding HU family DNA-binding protein; translation: MKKKNLNKNDIAEFIRLEYDITKTTSRSLVNEVFNFLETQLKNGQTITVTGFGKFYVKPNLRLNNQMHGKKYNKKAKYTVKFSASSKFNKNYRKGEINE
- a CDS encoding DUF3196 family protein, with translation MSTSLNYYDELINEIEGLIDNNDYNEALIKLKTELTMPYIPQHIEKMLETLLKDVTAKMIEQQPKPNSVWSLAKISEILTHPTDEETQLLAFHYLKDQNLRKILPIIRKYFVNKKVSNFTKIYLLYLLKEQEINEVFQVQKTNGFFKLNPQEMIPYQEEKQVKLVMQLLDQWVYNDNPSLYHTCLYLLETYYYDLYPYFIVDNEIQALAVAIIFQGQVMYNEKINVEELARQFDVAVPTVQKYLLYLNNKNL
- the tig gene encoding trigger factor, with product MKFKAEKIQDKGIGKWYVTIDGAEWTDCVKKAETKAANELEVPGFRKGKVPADLLKKHLTEAKILDAAHHSVVNKAYQFAFDQKSEIEPFSSPTPRVKKITKTEYILELEFDLKPEVKINKYTGFKHDHLKKEEIKIKKEDIENNIDQLRNRFAIFKPKTTAIAKGDTVIFDFEGFVDGKPFKGGKATDFTLEIGSGQFIPGFEDAMIGLKTGDQKDINVTFPADYQVEELKSTPAVFKLNIKEVKAKELPELNDELAKDINLKGIDTLAKLEDHVKNNIREQLLKQEYDHFIGHLFRLIAEDSEIALPESIIRKEANQLKHEFEQKLQAQQMDMKTYKKRTGMVEEDIFEELFKDAKNRLENGVIVDAVVQAEKITATPAECEVQYEKLGKQFGIDGKTLKETKLVSEQQVKEQVIHDKVFAFLYENNGE
- the msrB gene encoding peptide-methionine (R)-S-oxide reductase MsrB produces the protein MKKPWTTIQIANLTPLEYEVTQNAGTEPPFQNKYWNNQEKGIYVDILSGEPLFVSSDQYDAGCGWPSFTKPIDKTVLQEKPDHSLRISRTEVRTNKTNIHLGHVFNDGPQADGGLRYCINSAALRFIPLSKMIDAGYEEYLPLIK
- the lon gene encoding endopeptidase La, whose amino-acid sequence is MDSKITQLKNVPVLVTRGSYIFPGFEQVLEVGRDKSILAVNTANKDFDNHIVLVSQKKPLEDDPKLSEIYRIGILAELKIRKVWEDGSLTVNFKAVDRVKILDLREGELYTADIDILKSIVKSEDKIAEKITANIKELMELQDILPEDLLDQIGDSVDGNEVVDTIAQFLPFIPVAKKQEILEQLDVEKRLQIIFDHLVNKQQANDIDNKISKKIKERVDEQQREYYLREKLKAIKDELGEFDDAADEMKTYKERLAKEPFPKNIKERIEQEITRYEALPQASSESNIIRTYIDWMMQVPWWEKTEEKNDLKFAQEVLDKYHFGLDKVKERIIEYLAVKTMTNSLKGQIICLVGPPGVGKTSLAKSIAEATGRNFVKMALGGVKDESEIRGHRKTYIGAMPGRIIQSMKRAKTTNPLFLLDEIDKMASDYRGDPASAMLEVLDPEQNATFSDHYLEENYDLSNVMFIATANYYDNIPEALIDRMEIIQLSSYTELEKFHIARDYLVPKVLSNNGLADGQLTITDDAVNEVIKHYTREAGVRQLERDLNAIARKFIVKFLNKEMTNLTVTAKIVNELLGKRRFEHTEKEKESQVGVVTGLAYTQFGGDILPIEVNSFLGKGSLVLTGKLGDVMKESASIALDYVKANSDKFGISAKFFETHDIHIHVPEGAVPKDGPSAGITLTTAIISALSNRPVSKDIGMTGEITLRGQVLPIGGLREKSISANRSGLKTILIPNKNIKDIEDIPKEVQETLKIIPVATYDEVFNNVFGTN